In a genomic window of Corynebacterium coyleae:
- a CDS encoding glycosyltransferase, whose product MPTLSALMSVYHATDAAELELTLNSLDAQTHPADEVVVVFDGEVSGAVRGVVAKHGARVVELPENVGLGRALNAGLATINATYTARIDSDDAAKPERFAKQLAYLEAHPDVAALGSAMEEFEHTPGDRGTIRALPRDPNAYVKINSPLNHPAVTFRTEAVNAVGGYQHVPFMEDYDLWARLIAAGHTLANLDEPLTYFRVTDDQLRRRASADTRRAERTMQANLVEYGLISRPRALVNLAVRNLYRALPIGLTKRVYSVLFHRGE is encoded by the coding sequence ATGCCCACCCTTTCCGCCCTCATGAGCGTCTACCACGCCACCGACGCCGCCGAACTCGAACTCACGCTGAACTCCCTCGACGCCCAAACCCACCCGGCCGACGAGGTTGTGGTGGTCTTTGACGGGGAGGTATCTGGGGCGGTGCGTGGGGTCGTCGCAAAGCATGGCGCTCGCGTGGTCGAACTACCCGAAAACGTCGGCCTAGGCCGGGCGCTCAACGCAGGCTTAGCGACGATCAACGCCACCTACACCGCACGCATCGACTCAGACGACGCCGCCAAACCCGAACGCTTCGCCAAACAGTTGGCCTACCTGGAAGCACACCCGGACGTGGCCGCACTCGGCAGCGCCATGGAAGAGTTCGAACACACCCCCGGCGACCGCGGCACCATCCGCGCACTGCCGCGGGATCCGAACGCGTACGTGAAAATCAACTCCCCGCTCAACCACCCCGCGGTCACCTTCCGCACCGAAGCCGTCAACGCCGTCGGCGGCTACCAGCACGTGCCGTTCATGGAGGACTACGACCTGTGGGCCCGCCTCATCGCCGCCGGCCACACCCTGGCCAACCTCGACGAGCCACTGACCTACTTCCGCGTCACCGACGACCAGCTGCGACGCCGCGCCAGCGCCGACACCCGACGCGCCGAGCGCACCATGCAGGCCAACCTCGTCGAATACGGGCTGATCTCGCGGCCACGCGCGCTGGTGAACCTCGCCGTGCGCAACCTGTACCGCGCCCTGCCCATCGGGCTAACTAAGCGCGTCTACTCCGTGCTCTTCCACCGCGGCGAGTAA
- a CDS encoding DUF2304 domain-containing protein, whose translation MIQALLLLAIVALAWFFFANRRKANAKAWVKLGFVLMILAAVWAIVRPDDVTVLANWLGVDRGTDLMLYLLVIAFFFTTISTWTRFREQELRYARLARAVALQNAEAPERD comes from the coding sequence ATGATTCAGGCGTTGTTGCTGCTGGCCATTGTGGCGCTGGCGTGGTTCTTTTTCGCCAACCGCCGCAAGGCGAACGCGAAGGCGTGGGTGAAGTTGGGTTTCGTGCTGATGATCCTCGCCGCCGTGTGGGCGATCGTTCGCCCCGACGATGTGACCGTGCTGGCCAACTGGCTCGGCGTGGACCGCGGCACGGACCTGATGCTTTACCTGCTGGTCATCGCATTTTTCTTTACGACGATCTCCACCTGGACCCGCTTCCGCGAACAGGAACTGCGCTACGCGCGCCTCGCCCGAGCGGTAGCGCTGCAGAACGCCGAGGCGCCCGAACGCGATTAG
- a CDS encoding MBL fold metallo-hydrolase: MRIDNVITSGLFKLDGGEWEVDNNVWIVGDDSEVYIIDAAHNAQAIADAVGNRRVKGILATHGHSDHIDAAPELSRLVNAPVYLHPTDGFLWQRENPGAHYRPLLDGATFDIAGTELRVMSTPGHSPGSVVIYAEEAGELFSGDTLFQGGPGATGRSFSSFDTIIHSLQKSVLDLPPETVVRTGHGDHTTIGDEAPHLEEWIRRGF; encoded by the coding sequence ATGCGTATCGACAACGTCATCACATCAGGTCTGTTCAAACTCGACGGCGGCGAATGGGAGGTGGACAACAACGTCTGGATCGTCGGCGACGACTCCGAGGTCTACATCATCGACGCCGCCCACAACGCCCAGGCCATCGCCGACGCGGTGGGCAACCGTCGCGTGAAGGGCATCCTGGCCACCCACGGCCACTCCGACCACATCGACGCCGCCCCCGAACTGTCCCGCCTCGTGAACGCCCCGGTGTACCTGCATCCCACCGACGGGTTCCTCTGGCAGCGCGAGAACCCAGGCGCGCACTACCGCCCGCTTCTCGACGGCGCCACCTTCGACATCGCCGGCACCGAACTACGCGTCATGTCCACCCCCGGCCACTCGCCGGGCTCCGTGGTCATCTACGCCGAGGAAGCCGGCGAACTCTTCTCCGGCGACACCCTCTTCCAGGGCGGGCCGGGCGCGACGGGACGATCCTTCTCGTCGTTTGACACCATCATCCACTCCCTGCAGAAGTCCGTCCTGGACCTGCCGCCGGAGACGGTCGTGCGCACCGGCCACGGCGACCACACCACGATTGGCGACGAAGCCCCGCACCTCGAGGAGTGGATCCGCCGCGGGTTCTAA
- a CDS encoding glycosyltransferase family 2 protein codes for MTGFSDTWLIVPCYNEGTVIFDVLSHARETFPNIVAVNDGSHDNSAEQIRAAGAHLVNHPVNLGQGAAIQTGVEYARAQPGAKYFVTFDADGQHQVKDVARMVERLRTEPLDIVVGTRFAGQDNSQVPWIKRVVLKTVVMLSPRTRKLGLSDAHNGLRAFNKKVADEMNIRMNGMSHASEIVTMIEKFGWRVDEEPVDILYTEYSMSKGQSLINGVNILADGLVARRLP; via the coding sequence ATGACCGGATTTTCAGACACTTGGCTGATCGTGCCTTGTTACAACGAGGGCACGGTCATTTTCGACGTGCTCAGCCACGCCCGCGAAACCTTCCCCAACATCGTCGCCGTCAACGACGGATCCCACGACAACTCCGCCGAACAAATCCGCGCCGCCGGCGCCCACCTGGTCAACCACCCGGTGAACCTCGGCCAAGGTGCAGCGATCCAGACCGGCGTGGAGTACGCGCGTGCGCAGCCCGGCGCGAAGTACTTTGTCACCTTCGACGCCGACGGCCAGCACCAGGTCAAGGACGTGGCGCGCATGGTTGAGCGGTTGCGGACGGAGCCGCTGGATATTGTCGTCGGTACGCGGTTTGCGGGCCAAGACAACTCGCAGGTGCCGTGGATTAAGCGCGTCGTGCTGAAAACGGTGGTGATGCTGTCGCCGCGCACCCGCAAACTCGGCCTGTCGGACGCGCACAACGGGCTGCGCGCGTTTAACAAGAAGGTCGCCGACGAGATGAACATCCGTATGAACGGGATGTCGCACGCTTCGGAGATCGTCACCATGATCGAGAAGTTCGGCTGGCGCGTCGACGAAGAGCCGGTGGATATTCTCTACACCGAATACTCCATGTCCAAGGGGCAATCGTTGATCAACGGGGTGAACATCCTTGCGGATGGGCTGGTCGCTAGGAGGCTGCCATGA
- a CDS encoding S-(hydroxymethyl)mycothiol dehydrogenase, protein MTQTVQGVIARSKGAPVEVVDIVIPDPGPNDVVVKVQATGVCHTDLAYRDGDIEDAFPFLLGHETAGVVETVGSDVTHVEPGDFVVLNWRAVCGECRACRKGDTKNCFNTHNASQRMTLVDDTPLTPALGIGSFAEKTLVHEKQCTKVDPEADPAAAGLLGCGIMAGLGAAVNTGEVQRGESVVVFGLGGVGLAAVAGAALAGASTVVAVDVDKRKCDAATEKFGATHAICSKDMSEDDVIEAVRDLTGGFGADVAIDAVGIQPTWRQAFYSRDLAGRMVMVGVPNQTDHVDIPAIDLYARGGSIKPAWYGDCLPERDFPTYVELYKQGRFPLGEFVSERIGVGDIEESFDKMKRGDVLRSVVEF, encoded by the coding sequence ATGACACAGACTGTTCAAGGAGTAATCGCCCGTTCCAAGGGCGCGCCCGTCGAGGTTGTGGACATTGTGATCCCCGACCCCGGCCCAAACGATGTTGTGGTCAAGGTTCAGGCCACCGGTGTGTGCCACACGGACCTGGCCTACCGCGACGGTGATATTGAGGATGCGTTCCCGTTCCTGCTCGGCCACGAAACGGCCGGCGTCGTCGAAACGGTTGGCTCGGATGTCACCCACGTCGAGCCCGGCGATTTCGTCGTGCTGAACTGGCGCGCAGTCTGCGGCGAGTGCCGCGCCTGTCGCAAGGGGGACACGAAGAACTGCTTCAACACCCACAACGCGTCCCAGCGCATGACGCTTGTCGACGACACCCCGCTCACCCCAGCCTTAGGCATCGGCTCCTTCGCCGAGAAGACCCTCGTGCACGAGAAGCAGTGCACCAAGGTGGATCCGGAAGCCGACCCGGCCGCGGCGGGCCTGCTCGGCTGCGGCATCATGGCCGGCCTGGGCGCCGCGGTGAACACCGGTGAGGTGCAGCGTGGCGAGTCCGTCGTCGTGTTCGGCCTCGGCGGCGTAGGTCTTGCGGCCGTGGCGGGTGCTGCGCTGGCGGGGGCGTCGACGGTGGTTGCGGTGGACGTCGATAAGCGAAAGTGCGATGCCGCGACCGAGAAGTTCGGCGCAACCCACGCCATCTGCTCCAAGGACATGAGCGAAGACGACGTCATCGAGGCCGTGCGCGACCTCACCGGCGGCTTCGGCGCCGACGTCGCCATCGACGCCGTAGGCATCCAGCCCACCTGGCGCCAGGCGTTCTACTCGCGCGACCTCGCCGGCCGCATGGTCATGGTGGGCGTGCCCAACCAGACCGACCACGTGGACATCCCCGCGATCGACCTGTACGCCCGCGGCGGCTCCATCAAACCGGCCTGGTACGGCGACTGCCTGCCGGAGCGCGACTTCCCCACGTACGTTGAGCTGTACAAGCAGGGACGGTTCCCGCTCGGCGAGTTCGTCTCCGAACGCATTGGTGTGGGCGACATCGAAGAATCGTTTGACAAGATGAAGCGCGGCGACGTGCTGCGAAGCGTAGTGGAGTTCTAA
- the rfbA gene encoding glucose-1-phosphate thymidylyltransferase RfbA gives MKGTILAGGSGTRLYPITQGISKQLMPIYDKPMIYYPLSTLISAGIREILIITTPEDRANFERLLGDGSHLGIMLHYAEQPKPEGLAQAFLIGEDFIGDDAVALVLGDNIFDGAGILEALGQVREIEGGAIFAYEVSDPQRYGVVDFDADGTALSIEEKPQQPKSNFAVVGLYFYDNDVVEIAKNITPSARGELEITSVNEAYLKRGDLKVHRLHRGDVWLDTGTIDSMSEASSYVEVLQKRTGTVIGSPEVAAYREGFIDAAQLRALGEAVLKSGYGRYLIDAAEEA, from the coding sequence ATGAAAGGCACCATTCTGGCGGGCGGATCGGGTACGCGGCTGTACCCGATCACGCAGGGCATCTCGAAGCAGTTGATGCCGATCTACGACAAGCCGATGATCTATTACCCGCTGTCCACCCTGATCAGCGCTGGTATTCGGGAGATTCTGATCATCACGACGCCGGAGGATCGGGCGAATTTCGAGCGTTTGCTTGGCGACGGCTCCCACCTCGGCATCATGCTCCACTACGCCGAACAGCCGAAGCCGGAAGGCCTCGCCCAAGCGTTTCTGATCGGTGAAGATTTCATTGGCGACGACGCCGTCGCCCTGGTGCTTGGCGACAACATCTTCGACGGCGCCGGCATCCTGGAAGCGCTCGGCCAGGTGCGTGAGATTGAGGGCGGGGCGATCTTCGCCTACGAGGTGTCGGACCCGCAGCGCTACGGCGTGGTGGATTTCGACGCGGACGGCACCGCCCTGTCCATCGAGGAGAAACCGCAGCAACCGAAGTCGAACTTCGCGGTCGTGGGGTTGTACTTCTACGACAACGACGTGGTGGAGATCGCCAAGAACATCACCCCCTCGGCGCGCGGCGAGTTGGAAATCACCTCGGTTAACGAGGCCTACCTCAAGCGCGGCGACCTGAAGGTGCACCGCCTGCACCGCGGGGATGTGTGGCTGGATACCGGCACGATCGATTCGATGAGCGAGGCCAGCTCCTACGTCGAAGTGCTGCAAAAACGCACCGGCACCGTCATCGGTTCGCCGGAGGTCGCCGCCTACCGTGAAGGCTTCATCGACGCCGCCCAGCTGCGCGCGCTCGGCGAGGCCGTGCTCAAATCCGGCTACGGCCGCTACCTTATCGACGCCGCCGAGGAGGCCTAA